A single genomic interval of Oncorhynchus gorbuscha isolate QuinsamMale2020 ecotype Even-year linkage group LG25, OgorEven_v1.0, whole genome shotgun sequence harbors:
- the LOC124013834 gene encoding protein O-mannosyl-transferase TMTC1-like: MPVHYVAMVNLGRLLRSSSENKEAESWYKKALQVTRKVDILTPLGALYYNTGRYEEALQVYREAATLQPDSTDIWLALAQVLAMAGRSKEAEKMTLGIISKQGSCIECYRLLSAIYSKRGNYTELPGPAPVTHWAMASVDLL, encoded by the exons ATGCCGGTGCACTACGTCGCCATGGTAAACTTGGGCCGCCTCCTTCGCTCCTCAAGTGAGAACAAGGAGGCGGAGTCTTGGTACAAAAA GGCCCTGCAGGTGACGAGGAAGGTGGACATCCTGACGCCACTAGGGGCGCTGTACTACAACACAGGACGCTATGAGGAGGCTCTGCAGGTGTACCGCGAGGCGGCTACGCTACAGCCAGACAGCACCGATATCTGGCTGGCTCTG GCACAAGTGTTAGCCATGGCAGGCCGCTCTAAAGAGGCCGAGAAGATGACTCTGGGCATCATATCGAAGCAGGGGAGCTGCATCGAGTGCTACCGCCTACTGTCTGCCATCTACAGCAAACGTGGCAACTACACAGAG CTCCCTGGCCCGGCTCCTGTGACTCACTGGGCCATGGCCTCAGTAGACCTGCTCTGA